A single Populus nigra chromosome 13, ddPopNigr1.1, whole genome shotgun sequence DNA region contains:
- the LOC133671606 gene encoding E3 ubiquitin-protein ligase SINA-like 7 — translation MQIKINTLQREMAKFSLEDGEGSSCPRPKRQRPSSPSSPPPDFTMGEIVREDEESEEDEEEDDVDTSDGSEEEEDEEEEEEEEQVEEIVRPPPPPPPPKQQQQQQPPPRPQENNQITIVGLQPPQHRLFEASVFLGHTLAGPSRNGAIYATLSDPEVLDCPICCEPLTIPVFQCDNGHTACSSCCGKLQHKCPSCTMPIGYNRCRAIEKVLESLKVSCSNRSYGCEESICYSKKYEHDKSCTHAPCTCPLPACNYQGSSKRLYLHCRTKHLCDLTSFQFNTSFPLFFMVDHKFRVLQEEKEGILFILTNRSECLGNVITVSCMGPSSSKQGYFYELTAKAEGSNVRFQSSTRNIQTRVDHPPSLGFLLVPNDFLGTHGGITLDVCIWRLGSYPSVSSALGSSIQCK, via the exons atgcaaataaaaatcaatacttTGCAGAGAGAGATGGCAAAATTCTCACTTGAAGATGGAGAAGGGTCAAGCTGTCCAAGGCCAAAAAGACAAAGAccctcttctccttcttctcctcctcctgaTTTTACCATGGGAGAAATTGTTCGCGAGGATGAAGAATCTGAAGAAGATGAGGAAGAGGACGATGTGGACACAAGTGATggaagtgaagaagaagaagatgaggaggaggaggaggaggaggagcaggTGGAAGAAATAGTtagaccaccaccaccaccaccaccaccaaaacaacaacaacaacaacaaccaccaCCGCGGCCGCAAGAAAATAATCAGATAACAATTGTGGGACTACAGCCACCACAACACAGATTGTTTGAGGCTTCAGTCTTTCTAGGACATACCCTTGCAGGGCCAAGCAGAAATGGGGCTATATATGCAACTTTATCAGACCCAGAAGTTCTTGATTGTCCCATCTGCTGTGAACCCTTGACCATTCCTGTTTTTCAG TGTGATAATGGACATACAGCTTGCTCTTCATGCTGCGGAAAACTTCAACACAAGTGTCCTTCTTGCACTATGCCTATTGGCTATAACCGCTGTCGTGCCATTGAGAAAGTTCTTGAATCACTGAAAGTATCATGCTCCAATAGGAGTTATGGGTGTGAAGAAAGCATTTGTTACAGTAAGAAATACGAACATGATAAGAGTTGCACCCATGCTCCATGTACATGCCCCCTGCCAGCTTGCAACTACCAGGGCTCATCTAAGCGTTTGTACCTACATTGTAGGACTAAACATTTATGTGACTTGACATCTTTCCAATTTAATACCAGCTTCCCTCTTTTCTTTATGGTTGATCACAAATTCCGTGTTCttcaagaagagaaagaaggtaTTTTATTCATTCTGACTAATAGATCGGAGTGTCTTGGAAATGTGATCACTGTTAGTTGTATGGGGCCTTCTTCATCAAAGCAAGGATACTTTTATGAACTCACAGCAAAAGCGGAGGGAAGCAATGTCAGATTCCAATCTTCCACTAGAAATATCCAAACCAGAGTCGATCACCCTCCATCACTGGGGTTCCTTCTAGTCCCAAATGATTTCCTTGGTACCCATGGGGGGATCACCTTGGATGTCTGCATATGGCGTCTTGGCTCATATCCTTCTGTAAGCTCTGCACTGGGCAGCTCTATCCAATGtaagtga
- the LOC133670412 gene encoding pentatricopeptide repeat-containing protein At4g21190 → MLCLRYSLPLIPNRFQSFDTTRNTKSCVVVCAAKGPRPRYPRVWKTKRRIGTISKSAKLVDCIKGLSNVKEEVYGALDSFVAWELEFPLIAVKKALRALEEQQEWKRIIQVTKWMLSKGQGRTMGTYFTLMNALAEDGRLDEVEELWTKLFSQYLEGTPRMMFDKMISIYYKRDMHDQIFEIFADMEELGLRPSVSIVNMVGNVFQRLGMMDKYEKLKKKYPPPKWIYRYIKGKRVRVRAKNDNEVGDVNSVASGDEEGSHDDELDGINDVASGEEEASHDNKLDGINDVASEDEEAFHDESEVGIRIDAGVDLESAHDANEVGVETNLSSNDFSVEANSFLSECQNQDRLHWEHNQPSGVSNSS, encoded by the exons ATGCTTTGTTTAAGATATTCGTTGCCACTAATTCCAAATAGATTTCAGTCCTTTGATACTACCAGGAATACCAAAAGCTGTGTTGtg GTTTGTGCTGCTAAAGGTCCACGACCAAGATATCCGCGAGtttggaaaacaaaaaggagAATTGGGACTATCTCAAAATCAGCAAAGCTTGTTGATtgt ATAAAGGGATTGTCTAATGTCAAGGAGGAAGTGTACGGGGCTCTTGATTCCTTTGTTGCTTGGGAATTGGAGTTCCCATTAATTGCAGTTAAGAAAGCATTAAGAGCTCTGGAGGAGCAACAAGAATGGAAGAGGATAATTCAG GTCACCAAGTGGATGTTAAGCAAAGGGCAAGGAAGGACAATGGGAACTTATTTCACATTAATGAATGCTTTAGCTGAGGATGGAAGACTTGATGAGGTTGAAGAGCTTTGGACAAAATTATTTTCACAGTACTTGGAAGGCACGCCTCGAATGATGTTTGATAAAATGATTTCTATATATTACAAAAGGGACATGCATGACCAGATATTTGAG ATATTTGCTGATATGGAGGAGCTAGGTCTCCGCCCAAGTGTTTCAATTGTCAACATGGTGGGAAATGTCTTCCAGAGATTGGGTATGATGGACAagtatgaaaaattaaagaaaaaatatccacCACCGAAATGGATTTACCGATACATCAAAGGGAAGCGTGTCAGGGTTCGAGCAAAGAATGACAATGAAGTTGGTGATGTTAACAGTGTTGCAAGTGGGGATGAGGAGGGTTCCCATGATGATGAATTAGATGGCATTAATGATGTTGCAAGTGGGGAGGAGGAGGCTTCCCATGACAATAAATTGGATGGCATTAATGATGTTGCAAGTGAGGATGAGGAGGCTTTCCATGATGAGAGTGAAGTAGGCATTCGCATTGATGCGGGTGTGGATCTGGAGAGTGCCCATGATGCGAATGAAGTCGGTGTGGAAACCAATTTAAGTTCCAATGATTTTAGTGTTGAAGCTAACAGTTTTCTCTCTGAGTGTCAAAATCAGGATCGATTGCATTGGGAGCATAATCAGCCTTCGGGTGTAAGCAATTCCAGTTAG
- the LOC133670544 gene encoding uncharacterized protein At3g49140-like isoform X3, producing the protein MLCQAKSKATLMLTGVINDDIHENIIWPDLPYVTDEHGNIYFQVKNDEDILQTLTTENNFVQAIIGFDATEMLSEMESLGTSEIDFGVEEIEEEDSDVEDGANEDDDDYDEDLVAVLDDDDDEEDDDDEALGDWAKLETMSSSHPMYFAKKLAQVASDDPIDWMEQPPAGVAIQGLIRPAFMEEQSDIQRHMSGNQSHHAGTNQFGQSMKGKLEEPGVINGHEHKSGSSEDISLWREELEKDEVPSSGTSFYKLEMIKIQLISAHGHQTTVEVEDFRKAQPDAIALSAAKIISCLKAGGEKITQAFKSLCWRCKGIQVEEATIIDVDSLGFDLRVCSGTQIQTLRFAFHSRATSEYSAERQLNDLLFPRIQSRLQKKNTAQMP; encoded by the exons ATGTTATGTCAGGCGAAAAGCAAAGCAACATTAATGTTGACTGGTGTGATCAATGATGATATTCATGAGAACATTATCTGGCCAGACTTGCCTTATGTGACTGATGAACATGGGA ATATATACTTTCAAGTGAAGAATGATGAAGACATATTGCAAACACTTACTACAGAAAATAACTTTGTG CAAGCCATTATAGGTTTTGATGCCACGGAAATGCTCAGTGAGATGGAGTCATTGGGTACATCAGAAATTGATTTTGGGGTTGAGGAAATAGAAGAGGAAGATAGTGATGTTGAAGATGGGGCCAATGAGGATGACGACGACTATGATGAG GATTTGGTGGCTGTTCTTGATGACGATGATGAcgaggaagatgatgatgatgaggcaCTTGGAGACTGGGCAAAATTAGAGACTATGAGCTCTTCTCATCCAATGTATTTTGCCAAAAAGCTGGCCCAG GTTGCTTCAGATGATCCTATAGACTGGATGGAGCAGCCTCCTGCTGGTGTAGCTATCCAGGGCCTTATTAGACCTGCCTTCATGGAAGAGCAATCTGACATCCAGAGACATATGTCTGGCAATCAGTCTCATCATGCTGGTACAAATCAGTTTGGGCAAAGCATGAAAGGCAAGCTAGAAGAACCTGGTGTGATAAATGGTCATGAACATAAGTCAGGATCATCTGAAGATATTTCATTGTGGCGGGAGGAATTGGAAAAGGATGAGGTTCCAAGTAGTGGAACTTCATTTTACAAGCTGGAGATGATTAAAATTCAGCTGATTTCAGCTCATGGACACCAA ACTACAGTTGAAGTAGAAGACTTTAGGAAAGCACAACCTGATGCGATTGCACTTTCGGCAGCCAAAATCATATCTTGTCTGAAAGCTGGTGGTGAAAAGATTACGCAGGCCTTTAAATCTCTTTGTTGGAGATGCAAGGGTATCCAAGTGGAG GAGGCAACGATTATTGATGTAGATTCTCTTGGATTTGATTTGAGAGTTTGTTCTGGAACACAAATCCAAACATTGCGGTTTGCATTCCATTCAAGG GCAACCTCAGAATATAGTGCTGAAAGACAACTGAATGACTTACTATTCCCAAGGATCCAAAGTAGGCTGCAGAAAAAGAACACTGCTCAAATGCCATAA
- the LOC133671047 gene encoding uncharacterized protein LOC133671047, with product MNHEYFVISYQRKKRDHHVFCLSIHMTGPPDLNLVLTEMSSPLVNKLMACAKAVAGGNLKLADVLYEEMEGLTAEETSEVTKKVVSYFAEALARRVHGVYPRNPFPLLPSSIVNTQRSLRYFEFIPATIDYLAAAYFSGEQPVHFIDFSIMLGSREYDSLLRKFLPNRVFRLTNIGPNPCKDNNHIQERQRKLTELARQLNIDFQLKQFEANIPADIEECVLKLESTSDDEIVIVRWEFELHKLLAVEGAIERVLSKLKELKPKFMLINEQEADHNSPDFFDRFALSFQYYSRVFNYFNCVSGETDREEILERHWRRQISNVVACKGIDRVERHQTFDQWKERLRGAGFRPFQNASRLFKTICKFPMFYPIHCRPLFFASLWEPIDPTEFSRGVGISYPITIEDASVSSVIEPEEVCSSDSEDDSAYDNSKTLGIFWNQKKWSAEEVQEYLVSSPTERESRRINRWMSRRLTGNSAGRDKKLSVCDTSLASLLRIPPSNTPIWEAKQYYVDDSVINAYFELLRKRWIEFPNLYMKNYSLPTWIMSFLLSGKWTESKVLSYLNIEEIAGTSKLFIPVCLENHWILICVDIESRALLWLDSLNSHHDKKGVISRWIIEHLMPKLGYDNAQEWQFLEPVDLPRQTNGVDCGIFVMKYADCLALGDHFPFTPLDIPLFRHHIFLDIYRGKIRPQIYSKNFRA from the exons ATGAATCACGAATACTTCGTTATAAGCtaccaaagaaagaaaagagatcaCCATGTATTCTGTTTATCCATCCACATGACAGGGCCACCGGATCTTAATTTGGTGCTTACAGAAATGAGCTCTCCTCTGGTCAACAAATTGATGGCTTGTGCTAAGGCAGTTGCAGGTGGTAATCTCAAACTAGCAGATGTTCTTTATGAGGAAATGGAAGGTCTGACTGCCGAGGAAACCAGTGAAGTGACAAAAAAAGTTGTCAGCTACTTTGCTGAAGCTCTGGCTAGGCGAGTCCATGGAGTGTATCCTCGAAATCCTTTTCCGTTGCTTCCCTCCTCAATTGTGAACACCCAACGTTCTCTTCGTTATTTTGAATTCATCCCTGCCACCATCGATTACCTTGCCGCTGCCTATTTCAGTGGAGAGCAACCAGTCCACTTCATTGACTTTTCCATCATGCTAGGCAGCCGGGAATATGATTCTTTGTTAAGAAAGTTTCTGCCCAATAGAGTATTCCGGTTAACTAATATCGGGCCGAATCCGTGTAAAGACAACAACCATATCCAAGAAAGGCAACGAAAACTCACTGAACTGGCACGACAGTTGAACATCGATTTCCAGCTCAAACAATTTGAAGCCAATATTCCTGCTGATATAGAAGAATGTGTACTCAAACTGGAAAGCACAAGCGATGATGAGATAGTTATAGTGAGATGGGAATTTGAACTCCACAAATTGCTTGCCGTTGAGGGAGCAATCGAGAGAGTACTTTCAAAACTGAAGGAGCTGAAACCAAAATTTATGTTGATTAATGAGCAGGAAGCCGATCACAACAGTCCTGATTTCTTTGACCGTTTTGCCCTGTCTTTCCAATACTACTCtagagtttttaattattttaattgcgtTTCTGGTGAGACAGATAGAGAAGAGATACTGGAGAGGCACTGGAGACGACAGATTAGCAATGTTGTTGCATGTAAGGGCATTGACAGGGTTGAGCGGCACCAGACATTTGATCAGTGGAAAGAACGATTGCGTGGTGCAGGGTTCCGTCCATTTCAGAACGCATCCAGGTTGTTCAAAACTATTTGTAAATTTCCTATGTTCTACCCAATTCATTGTCGCCCACTGTTCTTTGCTTCATTGTGGGAACCCATCGATCCAACTGAGTTTAGTAGAG GGGTTGGCATTAGTTATCCCATCACAATTGAAGATGCAAGTGTATCTTCAGTAATTGAGCCAGAGGAAGTGTGCTCTTCAGATTCTGAAGATGACAGTGCTTACGATAATTCTAAAACACTTGGGATATTCTGGAACCAAAAGAAATGGTCTGCAGAG GAGGTACAAGAATATTTGGTTTCTTCTCCTACAGAGAGGGAATCGAGAAGAATTAACAGATGGATGTCCCGTCGGCTTACAGG GAATTCTGCCGGGAGAGATAAGAAATTGAGCGTTTGCGACACATCATTGGCAAGTTTGCTTAGAATTCCTCCATCTAACACCCCAATCTGGGAGGCTAAACAATATTACGTTGATGACTCA GTTATTAATGCATATTTCGAGCTGCTGAGGAAGAGATGGATCGAGTTTCCTAATTTGTACATGAAGAACTACTCGTTGCCAACTTGGATTATG AGCTTCTTGCTTTCTGGGAAATGGACCGAGTCGAAAGTGCTATCTTACTTAAACATTGAAGAGATAGCAGGCACATCAAAG TTGTTCATTCCAGTGTGCTTGGAAAATCATTGGATCCTCATCTGTGTCGACATAGAGAGTAGGGCATTGCTATGGTTAGATTCATTAAATTCTCATCATGATAAAAAGGGTGTAATTTCAAGGTGGATTATAGAGCACCTAATGCCAAAGTTGGGTTATGATAATGCACAAGAATGGCAATTTCTGGAGCCCGTGGATCTTCCTCGCCAAACAAA CGGAGTAGATTGTGGTATATTTGTGATGAAGTATGCTGATTGTCTTGCACTTGgagatcattttcctttcacCCCACTAGACATTCCTCTCTTTCGACATCACATCTTCCTTGATATATATCGTGGGAAAATACGTCCTCAAATCTACTCAAAGAATTTCAGAGCCTAA
- the LOC133670544 gene encoding uncharacterized protein At3g49140-like isoform X1, translating into MMMAMAMMIETTTAVRFPASTTPAANFCSSLPRSSSVILWNKFRRLNGVSFLRRSSHLKSKIQASAENLDSNLDSSKQNGKLQYHPSEGIAESTSETSSDAMLTPQETCRTIVEAKSKATLMLTGVINDDIHENIIWPDLPYVTDEHGNIYFQVKNDEDILQTLTTENNFVQAIIGFDATEMLSEMESLGTSEIDFGVEEIEEEDSDVEDGANEDDDDYDEDLVAVLDDDDDEEDDDDEALGDWAKLETMSSSHPMYFAKKLAQVASDDPIDWMEQPPAGVAIQGLIRPAFMEEQSDIQRHMSGNQSHHAGTNQFGQSMKGKLEEPGVINGHEHKSGSSEDISLWREELEKDEVPSSGTSFYKLEMIKIQLISAHGHQTTVEVEDFRKAQPDAIALSAAKIISCLKAGGEKITQAFKSLCWRCKGIQVEEATIIDVDSLGFDLRVCSGTQIQTLRFAFHSRATSEYSAERQLNDLLFPRIQSRLQKKNTAQMP; encoded by the exons atgatgaTGGCCATGGCAATGATGATTGAAACCACCACAGCCGTCCGATTCCCCGCCTCCACCACTCCTGCTGCAAACTTCTGCTCCTCCTTGCCCCGCAGCAGCTCTGTCATTCTTTG GAATAAATTTCGAAGACTAAATGGCGTTTCTTTCTTAAGAAGGAGCAGTCATTTAAAGAGTAAGATTCAAGCGTCTGCTGAGAATTTAGATTCAAACTTGGATTCTTCGAAGCAGAATGGTAAACTGCAATACCATCCATCTGAGGGGATTGCAGAGTCAACATCAGAAACAAGTAGTGATGCTATGCTTACACCTCAAGAAACATGTAGGACTATTGTTGAG GCGAAAAGCAAAGCAACATTAATGTTGACTGGTGTGATCAATGATGATATTCATGAGAACATTATCTGGCCAGACTTGCCTTATGTGACTGATGAACATGGGA ATATATACTTTCAAGTGAAGAATGATGAAGACATATTGCAAACACTTACTACAGAAAATAACTTTGTG CAAGCCATTATAGGTTTTGATGCCACGGAAATGCTCAGTGAGATGGAGTCATTGGGTACATCAGAAATTGATTTTGGGGTTGAGGAAATAGAAGAGGAAGATAGTGATGTTGAAGATGGGGCCAATGAGGATGACGACGACTATGATGAG GATTTGGTGGCTGTTCTTGATGACGATGATGAcgaggaagatgatgatgatgaggcaCTTGGAGACTGGGCAAAATTAGAGACTATGAGCTCTTCTCATCCAATGTATTTTGCCAAAAAGCTGGCCCAG GTTGCTTCAGATGATCCTATAGACTGGATGGAGCAGCCTCCTGCTGGTGTAGCTATCCAGGGCCTTATTAGACCTGCCTTCATGGAAGAGCAATCTGACATCCAGAGACATATGTCTGGCAATCAGTCTCATCATGCTGGTACAAATCAGTTTGGGCAAAGCATGAAAGGCAAGCTAGAAGAACCTGGTGTGATAAATGGTCATGAACATAAGTCAGGATCATCTGAAGATATTTCATTGTGGCGGGAGGAATTGGAAAAGGATGAGGTTCCAAGTAGTGGAACTTCATTTTACAAGCTGGAGATGATTAAAATTCAGCTGATTTCAGCTCATGGACACCAA ACTACAGTTGAAGTAGAAGACTTTAGGAAAGCACAACCTGATGCGATTGCACTTTCGGCAGCCAAAATCATATCTTGTCTGAAAGCTGGTGGTGAAAAGATTACGCAGGCCTTTAAATCTCTTTGTTGGAGATGCAAGGGTATCCAAGTGGAG GAGGCAACGATTATTGATGTAGATTCTCTTGGATTTGATTTGAGAGTTTGTTCTGGAACACAAATCCAAACATTGCGGTTTGCATTCCATTCAAGG GCAACCTCAGAATATAGTGCTGAAAGACAACTGAATGACTTACTATTCCCAAGGATCCAAAGTAGGCTGCAGAAAAAGAACACTGCTCAAATGCCATAA
- the LOC133670544 gene encoding uncharacterized protein At3g49140-like isoform X2, with protein MVNCNTIHLRGLQSQHQKQVVMLCLHLKKHVGLLLSMLCQAKSKATLMLTGVINDDIHENIIWPDLPYVTDEHGNIYFQVKNDEDILQTLTTENNFVQAIIGFDATEMLSEMESLGTSEIDFGVEEIEEEDSDVEDGANEDDDDYDEDLVAVLDDDDDEEDDDDEALGDWAKLETMSSSHPMYFAKKLAQVASDDPIDWMEQPPAGVAIQGLIRPAFMEEQSDIQRHMSGNQSHHAGTNQFGQSMKGKLEEPGVINGHEHKSGSSEDISLWREELEKDEVPSSGTSFYKLEMIKIQLISAHGHQTTVEVEDFRKAQPDAIALSAAKIISCLKAGGEKITQAFKSLCWRCKGIQVEEATIIDVDSLGFDLRVCSGTQIQTLRFAFHSRATSEYSAERQLNDLLFPRIQSRLQKKNTAQMP; from the exons ATGGTAAACTGCAATACCATCCATCTGAGGGGATTGCAGAGTCAACATCAGAAACAAGTAGTGATGCTATGCTTACACCTCAAGAAACATGTAGGACTATTGTTGAG TATGTTATGTCAGGCGAAAAGCAAAGCAACATTAATGTTGACTGGTGTGATCAATGATGATATTCATGAGAACATTATCTGGCCAGACTTGCCTTATGTGACTGATGAACATGGGA ATATATACTTTCAAGTGAAGAATGATGAAGACATATTGCAAACACTTACTACAGAAAATAACTTTGTG CAAGCCATTATAGGTTTTGATGCCACGGAAATGCTCAGTGAGATGGAGTCATTGGGTACATCAGAAATTGATTTTGGGGTTGAGGAAATAGAAGAGGAAGATAGTGATGTTGAAGATGGGGCCAATGAGGATGACGACGACTATGATGAG GATTTGGTGGCTGTTCTTGATGACGATGATGAcgaggaagatgatgatgatgaggcaCTTGGAGACTGGGCAAAATTAGAGACTATGAGCTCTTCTCATCCAATGTATTTTGCCAAAAAGCTGGCCCAG GTTGCTTCAGATGATCCTATAGACTGGATGGAGCAGCCTCCTGCTGGTGTAGCTATCCAGGGCCTTATTAGACCTGCCTTCATGGAAGAGCAATCTGACATCCAGAGACATATGTCTGGCAATCAGTCTCATCATGCTGGTACAAATCAGTTTGGGCAAAGCATGAAAGGCAAGCTAGAAGAACCTGGTGTGATAAATGGTCATGAACATAAGTCAGGATCATCTGAAGATATTTCATTGTGGCGGGAGGAATTGGAAAAGGATGAGGTTCCAAGTAGTGGAACTTCATTTTACAAGCTGGAGATGATTAAAATTCAGCTGATTTCAGCTCATGGACACCAA ACTACAGTTGAAGTAGAAGACTTTAGGAAAGCACAACCTGATGCGATTGCACTTTCGGCAGCCAAAATCATATCTTGTCTGAAAGCTGGTGGTGAAAAGATTACGCAGGCCTTTAAATCTCTTTGTTGGAGATGCAAGGGTATCCAAGTGGAG GAGGCAACGATTATTGATGTAGATTCTCTTGGATTTGATTTGAGAGTTTGTTCTGGAACACAAATCCAAACATTGCGGTTTGCATTCCATTCAAGG GCAACCTCAGAATATAGTGCTGAAAGACAACTGAATGACTTACTATTCCCAAGGATCCAAAGTAGGCTGCAGAAAAAGAACACTGCTCAAATGCCATAA
- the LOC133670544 gene encoding uncharacterized protein At3g49140-like isoform X4, with protein sequence MMMAMAMMIETTTAVRFPASTTPAANFCSSLPRSSSVILWNKFRRLNGVSFLRRSSHLKSKIQASAENLDSNLDSSKQNGKLQYHPSEGIAESTSETSSDAMLTPQETCRTIVEAKSKATLMLTGVINDDIHENIIWPDLPYVTDEHGNIYFQVKNDEDILQTLTTENNFVQAIIGFDATEMLSEMESLGTSEIDFGVEEIEEEDSDVEDGANEDDDDYDEDLVAVLDDDDDEEDDDDEALGDWAKLETMSSSHPMYFAKKLAQVASDDPIDWMEQPPAGVAIQGLIRPAFMEEQSDIQRHMSGNQSHHAGTNQFGQSMKGKLEEPGVINGHEHKSGSSEDISLWREELEKDEVPSSGTSFYKLEMIKIQLISAHGHQLK encoded by the exons atgatgaTGGCCATGGCAATGATGATTGAAACCACCACAGCCGTCCGATTCCCCGCCTCCACCACTCCTGCTGCAAACTTCTGCTCCTCCTTGCCCCGCAGCAGCTCTGTCATTCTTTG GAATAAATTTCGAAGACTAAATGGCGTTTCTTTCTTAAGAAGGAGCAGTCATTTAAAGAGTAAGATTCAAGCGTCTGCTGAGAATTTAGATTCAAACTTGGATTCTTCGAAGCAGAATGGTAAACTGCAATACCATCCATCTGAGGGGATTGCAGAGTCAACATCAGAAACAAGTAGTGATGCTATGCTTACACCTCAAGAAACATGTAGGACTATTGTTGAG GCGAAAAGCAAAGCAACATTAATGTTGACTGGTGTGATCAATGATGATATTCATGAGAACATTATCTGGCCAGACTTGCCTTATGTGACTGATGAACATGGGA ATATATACTTTCAAGTGAAGAATGATGAAGACATATTGCAAACACTTACTACAGAAAATAACTTTGTG CAAGCCATTATAGGTTTTGATGCCACGGAAATGCTCAGTGAGATGGAGTCATTGGGTACATCAGAAATTGATTTTGGGGTTGAGGAAATAGAAGAGGAAGATAGTGATGTTGAAGATGGGGCCAATGAGGATGACGACGACTATGATGAG GATTTGGTGGCTGTTCTTGATGACGATGATGAcgaggaagatgatgatgatgaggcaCTTGGAGACTGGGCAAAATTAGAGACTATGAGCTCTTCTCATCCAATGTATTTTGCCAAAAAGCTGGCCCAG GTTGCTTCAGATGATCCTATAGACTGGATGGAGCAGCCTCCTGCTGGTGTAGCTATCCAGGGCCTTATTAGACCTGCCTTCATGGAAGAGCAATCTGACATCCAGAGACATATGTCTGGCAATCAGTCTCATCATGCTGGTACAAATCAGTTTGGGCAAAGCATGAAAGGCAAGCTAGAAGAACCTGGTGTGATAAATGGTCATGAACATAAGTCAGGATCATCTGAAGATATTTCATTGTGGCGGGAGGAATTGGAAAAGGATGAGGTTCCAAGTAGTGGAACTTCATTTTACAAGCTGGAGATGATTAAAATTCAGCTGATTTCAGCTCATGGACACCAA TTGAAGTAG